In Alkalihalobacillus sp. FSL W8-0930, a single window of DNA contains:
- the flgK gene encoding flagellar hook-associated protein FlgK has protein sequence MSSTFFGLETAKRGMNAQRYGLQTTAHNIANANTPGYSRQRVNLSPTSAFPTAGMNQPSIPGQIGTGVEGGSVQRVRDQFLDVQFRSRASDSGFWHASYKSFERMEDIFNETFKSPELEAQSSNISKQLNQFWNAWSDLASGKENQSVLKEEANTIVESFNGAARDLVETRDQIKEEINATGREVNALLDAINQINVQIRSVEPHGYIPNDLYDKQDALIDELSNLMDISVTRSPSGGQASPVAEGAATIKMLGADGTEVNLVTYNNPSDLAEVSIQYETESTFGAVAGITITKSTETVKLTGENLAKGEWSGLIKAFGYVSEGDDAESIEGDYVWALNQLTEVAQAFAREVNAVHSIGYKSPSANGQIELGGNFFDFSDEGMPFTFTVNQEILANGNNIASLGVNVEALENPSAYQSLLNASPADYAAIQAFLNDGANFKDGVPKAITGNHTNAQLISSIRDVKVSFGEESKQIGTFYRDFIGQLGTKGKQAAQNYVNSDLLLFSIDSRRQEVSNVSMDEELTMMIQLQHAYNAAAKMITVTDEMLDRIINGMGVVGR, from the coding sequence ATGTCATCTACATTCTTTGGGTTAGAAACAGCAAAACGTGGAATGAATGCACAACGATACGGTCTGCAAACAACCGCCCACAATATTGCAAACGCTAATACACCTGGGTATTCAAGACAGCGTGTAAATTTAAGTCCAACCAGTGCCTTCCCAACAGCAGGGATGAATCAGCCATCTATTCCAGGACAAATTGGGACTGGAGTTGAAGGTGGGTCCGTTCAAAGAGTTCGTGATCAATTTTTAGATGTTCAGTTCAGAAGCAGGGCTAGTGATTCAGGCTTTTGGCACGCATCGTACAAAAGTTTTGAACGGATGGAAGATATCTTTAATGAGACATTCAAATCTCCAGAACTTGAAGCGCAATCTAGTAATATTTCAAAGCAGCTTAATCAATTTTGGAATGCTTGGAGTGATCTTGCTTCAGGGAAAGAAAACCAAAGCGTTTTGAAAGAGGAAGCGAATACGATCGTAGAAAGCTTTAACGGGGCTGCTCGTGACCTCGTAGAAACGAGAGATCAAATAAAAGAAGAAATCAATGCGACTGGAAGAGAAGTAAATGCTCTCTTAGATGCCATCAATCAGATCAACGTTCAAATTCGAAGTGTAGAACCTCATGGTTATATTCCAAATGATTTATATGACAAACAGGATGCACTAATCGATGAACTATCTAATCTGATGGATATTTCTGTGACCCGTTCACCAAGTGGAGGTCAAGCTAGTCCAGTGGCTGAAGGTGCGGCAACCATTAAGATGTTAGGTGCTGATGGGACTGAAGTAAATCTAGTTACCTATAACAACCCTAGTGACTTGGCTGAGGTCTCCATTCAATATGAAACGGAATCTACGTTTGGTGCCGTTGCGGGTATCACGATTACAAAAAGCACGGAAACCGTTAAGCTGACTGGTGAAAATCTTGCAAAAGGTGAATGGTCGGGACTGATCAAGGCATTTGGTTATGTGAGTGAGGGAGATGACGCAGAATCCATAGAGGGAGACTATGTTTGGGCCCTAAATCAACTAACTGAAGTCGCTCAAGCCTTTGCACGAGAAGTAAATGCAGTGCACTCTATTGGATACAAATCTCCTAGCGCCAACGGCCAAATAGAGCTCGGTGGAAATTTCTTTGACTTCTCGGATGAAGGAATGCCGTTTACATTTACCGTGAATCAAGAGATTCTAGCAAATGGCAACAACATTGCATCTCTTGGGGTAAATGTAGAAGCACTAGAGAATCCATCTGCATACCAAAGCCTTCTTAATGCATCGCCTGCAGATTATGCTGCCATTCAAGCATTTCTAAATGATGGTGCCAATTTCAAGGACGGTGTACCTAAAGCCATTACAGGTAATCACACAAACGCACAGCTTATCTCTTCTATACGAGATGTAAAAGTATCGTTTGGCGAAGAGTCTAAACAAATTGGTACGTTTTATCGCGACTTTATTGGTCAACTGGGTACAAAAGGGAAACAAGCCGCACAAAACTATGTGAACTCAGATTTGCTTCTCTTTTCGATTGATAGTCGTC
- a CDS encoding flagellar protein FlgN — translation MLIQELMSRIQELIDLHNQLILVAEKKKESLVKQDIKTLQAAVKDESNIVRSIHLCEAIRVKAVKAFLHSLQVSPVKDTLSFVLKYVNGDEKAQLTELTNELADVLSAVKMVNEQNQQLIGDALQYVHLSLDLLTPSAEDFQYNAKHQELEKSSTYSLFDSKA, via the coding sequence ATGTTGATACAAGAACTGATGAGTCGCATTCAAGAGTTAATCGACCTTCATAATCAATTAATTCTCGTTGCTGAAAAGAAAAAAGAAAGTTTAGTGAAGCAGGATATAAAAACCCTTCAAGCCGCAGTAAAAGATGAATCAAACATTGTGCGTAGTATTCATCTGTGTGAGGCGATTCGTGTAAAAGCGGTTAAAGCGTTTCTCCATTCATTACAAGTATCACCAGTAAAAGATACGCTCTCATTCGTACTTAAGTATGTGAATGGGGATGAAAAAGCACAGTTAACGGAATTAACAAATGAATTAGCTGACGTTCTTTCAGCTGTGAAAATGGTTAACGAACAAAATCAACAGCTTATCGGGGATGCTTTGCAATACGTTCATTTATCATTAGACTTATTAACGCCGTCTGCAGAGGATTTTCAATATAATGCAAAGCATCAAGAACTTGAAAAAAGTTCAACCTACTCTTTATTTGATTCAAAAGCATAA
- the flgM gene encoding flagellar biosynthesis anti-sigma factor FlgM, with amino-acid sequence MKINPYSSIQSTSATRQSKVNGQDDSMPSKSQKNDQIQISSEALDLQVSKQEEAKRAERVEALKKQIESGEYKVDAKKVAERFHDYWKQ; translated from the coding sequence ATGAAAATTAATCCTTATTCATCCATTCAGTCAACATCCGCCACGCGTCAGTCAAAAGTTAATGGACAAGATGATTCAATGCCTTCTAAATCCCAAAAGAATGATCAAATTCAAATTTCATCTGAAGCGTTGGATCTTCAAGTAAGTAAGCAGGAAGAAGCGAAACGTGCGGAACGAGTAGAGGCTCTAAAGAAACAAATTGAGTCTGGTGAGTACAAAGTAGATGCAAAAAAAGTAGCGGAACGTTTTCATGACTACTGGAAGCAATAA
- a CDS encoding TIGR03826 family flagellar region protein translates to MYFVNNLANCSECGSLFVQNLRPICTPCYRKQEEDYKSVSSYMRKKQNRMATLVEVCEHTGVAEKKVRQFIREGRLIVTSFPNLGYPCESCGTLIQMNRLCRSCKQELEGEIASLSKKDQEEKNSDHQAQQSRLNQFL, encoded by the coding sequence GTGTATTTCGTGAATAACTTAGCGAATTGTTCGGAATGTGGATCGTTATTTGTTCAAAATCTAAGACCCATTTGTACCCCCTGTTATCGAAAACAGGAAGAGGATTATAAAAGTGTATCTTCATATATGAGAAAAAAGCAAAATCGTATGGCAACGTTAGTGGAGGTCTGTGAACATACAGGAGTAGCTGAGAAGAAAGTTCGCCAATTTATACGAGAGGGACGTTTGATTGTTACATCGTTTCCTAACTTAGGATATCCTTGTGAATCGTGTGGGACATTAATTCAAATGAATCGACTATGTAGATCCTGCAAACAAGAATTAGAAGGTGAAATTGCTTCATTGAGTAAAAAGGACCAAGAAGAAAAGAACTCGGATCATCAAGCACAGCAAAGTAGATTAAACCAGTTTCTGTAA
- a CDS encoding phosphoribosyltransferase family protein, with amino-acid sequence MNRCLKCLSSYFDKPSWSLLVMKKHPNPLCYECSNELRWINGERCQVCSRSLDGLSVRLQKDCTCFDCIRWIKGTETKGLLEENYSILEYNAFLKEWFAQFKFKGDAVAASYFGNLLYKVYKSKYANYAVATIPLSQKSLEDRTFNQVDLMIQNWRCPTLTLSRSERDKQSKKTRNERIALVSHSPFYVKEIAEKDLLKKVVLIDDIYTTGTTVRQAAKTLKEAGVETVASLTVAR; translated from the coding sequence TTGAATAGATGTTTAAAGTGTTTATCTTCTTATTTTGACAAACCAAGTTGGTCATTGTTAGTTATGAAGAAGCACCCCAATCCATTGTGTTATGAATGTTCCAACGAATTGAGGTGGATTAATGGAGAACGGTGCCAGGTATGCTCACGTTCATTAGATGGACTGAGCGTACGATTACAAAAGGATTGTACTTGCTTTGATTGCATCAGATGGATAAAAGGGACCGAGACTAAAGGTCTACTTGAAGAAAACTATTCCATTCTAGAATACAATGCCTTTTTAAAAGAATGGTTTGCACAATTTAAGTTTAAAGGAGATGCGGTTGCCGCTTCCTACTTCGGAAATCTACTATACAAAGTCTATAAAAGTAAGTATGCTAATTACGCTGTAGCTACTATTCCATTAAGTCAAAAGAGCTTAGAGGATCGGACCTTTAATCAGGTGGATCTTATGATTCAGAATTGGCGTTGTCCAACGCTTACGCTATCGCGATCAGAACGTGACAAGCAAAGTAAGAAGACAAGAAATGAGCGAATTGCTCTTGTTTCGCATAGTCCTTTTTATGTAAAAGAAATCGCTGAAAAAGACCTATTAAAAAAAGTTGTCCTAATAGACGATATTTATACTACAGGCACAACGGTGCGGCAGGCTGCCAAAACATTAAAAGAAGCAGGTGTCGAAACGGTCGCATCTTTAACCGTAGCAAGGTAA
- a CDS encoding DEAD/DEAH box helicase produces MSKGQQHASDQVIQAIQHQSSLLVWAVCGSGKTEVLFRGVETALLEGKRVLIATPRTDVVKELAPRFQHVFPEVAQSAIYGGQTKVNPTAPLIIATTHQVLRFYQAFDVVIVDEVDAFPYTYDESLQYGVKQAQKKDAAIILLSATPSKALRETPNLQVTRIARRYHGYDLPVPRLVWCGAWHKKVLKKRLPSQIFRWILDHHRRNAPALVFVPSIRVLHQVSSILQTHNLSHAAVHSASSDRHKQVEAFRQAKIPIVLTTTILERGITIPKVDIAVIGAEADLFTEAALVQMAGRVGRHKDFPTGDVVFFHYGKTQAMRSAVRHIKQMNAKEAGD; encoded by the coding sequence TTGTCCAAAGGACAACAACATGCATCTGATCAAGTTATTCAAGCAATTCAACATCAATCTTCATTATTAGTATGGGCAGTTTGTGGATCAGGCAAAACCGAAGTGCTCTTTCGAGGAGTGGAAACCGCGTTATTAGAAGGAAAACGAGTTCTAATTGCGACGCCCCGCACAGATGTTGTAAAAGAGTTAGCCCCACGTTTTCAACACGTCTTTCCAGAGGTGGCACAATCAGCGATATACGGAGGACAAACAAAGGTGAATCCTACAGCGCCATTAATTATTGCCACCACTCATCAGGTTCTTAGGTTCTACCAGGCGTTTGATGTGGTCATTGTAGACGAGGTGGATGCGTTTCCATATACCTATGATGAAAGCTTGCAATACGGCGTAAAACAAGCGCAGAAAAAGGACGCAGCGATCATTCTACTAAGTGCCACCCCCTCTAAAGCATTAAGAGAGACTCCAAATCTCCAAGTAACACGTATTGCTAGACGCTATCATGGGTATGATCTTCCTGTTCCCCGACTTGTATGGTGTGGAGCATGGCACAAGAAAGTATTGAAAAAAAGGTTACCCTCTCAGATCTTTCGTTGGATTCTTGACCATCACCGGAGAAATGCTCCGGCACTCGTTTTTGTTCCCTCTATACGAGTCCTCCACCAAGTATCCTCTATCCTACAAACACACAACCTCTCACATGCAGCCGTACATTCGGCATCATCTGATCGCCACAAACAGGTAGAGGCGTTCCGACAAGCCAAAATTCCAATTGTCCTTACTACAACAATTTTAGAACGAGGGATCACGATTCCAAAGGTTGACATTGCGGTGATCGGTGCAGAAGCGGATTTATTTACAGAAGCTGCACTTGTACAGATGGCCGGGAGAGTTGGGAGGCATAAGGACTTTCCAACAGGGGATGTTGTGTTTTTCCATTATGGAAAAACACAGGCTATGCGAAGCGCAGTCCGTCATATTAAGCAAATGAATGCTAAGGAGGCTGGCGATTGA